Proteins encoded by one window of Ulvibacter sp. MAR_2010_11:
- a CDS encoding 3-oxoacyl-ACP synthase III family protein — protein MYTSRITGLGAYVPENVVTNDALSKLMDTNDAWIQERTGIKERRHIKKGDGNSTSIMAVKASKVALERAGLSPKDIDMIVFATLSPDMYFPGGGVQVQEMMGMRTIPALDVRNQCSGFVYAVSVADQFIKTGMYKHVLVIGSENHSGGLDFTTRGRGVSVIFGDGAGAAVLSRNETGKGGILSTHLHSEGKHKDELSLQGPSTNYWVPEIIEKNPQEDIPYYPYMNGTFVFKHAVVRFSEVIKEGLKANNLSVEDIDMLIPHQANLRISQFIQRKFKLPDDKVFNNIEKYGNTTAASIPIALTEAWEKGKIKDGDTVVLAAFGSGFTWGSVIINW, from the coding sequence ATGTATACTTCAAGAATTACAGGTTTGGGAGCCTATGTTCCCGAAAATGTTGTGACCAACGATGCCCTTTCAAAATTAATGGATACCAATGATGCCTGGATTCAGGAACGTACCGGAATAAAAGAGCGCAGGCATATTAAAAAAGGGGACGGCAATTCTACTTCTATTATGGCTGTAAAAGCTTCCAAAGTTGCTTTGGAAAGAGCAGGACTATCCCCGAAAGATATCGATATGATTGTTTTTGCTACACTGAGTCCGGATATGTATTTTCCCGGAGGAGGTGTACAGGTTCAGGAGATGATGGGAATGCGAACAATCCCGGCTCTGGATGTTCGTAACCAATGTAGTGGTTTCGTATACGCAGTCTCTGTGGCCGACCAATTTATTAAGACCGGGATGTACAAACATGTTTTGGTAATTGGGAGTGAAAATCACAGCGGCGGCCTCGATTTTACAACCCGGGGAAGAGGTGTGTCGGTAATTTTTGGCGATGGAGCAGGAGCGGCGGTTCTTTCCAGAAACGAAACCGGAAAAGGTGGTATTTTATCCACACATTTGCACAGTGAAGGAAAACATAAGGATGAATTGTCCTTACAAGGACCCAGCACCAATTATTGGGTACCGGAGATTATCGAAAAGAATCCACAAGAAGACATTCCGTACTACCCATATATGAATGGGACCTTTGTATTTAAACATGCGGTGGTGCGGTTTTCTGAAGTAATAAAAGAAGGGTTGAAGGCAAATAATCTTTCGGTGGAAGATATTGATATGTTAATACCCCATCAGGCAAATTTGAGGATTTCGCAATTCATTCAGCGCAAATTTAAATTACCCGATGACAAGGTGTTTAACAACATTGAGAAATACGGAAATACCACCGCAGCCTCTATCCCGATTGCTTTAACTGAAGCATGGGAAAAAGGAAAAATTAAGGACGGCGATACTGTGGTGTTGGCTGCTTTTGGAAGTGGCTTTACCTGGGGAAGTGTCATTATAAACTGGTAG
- a CDS encoding TonB-dependent receptor domain-containing protein — translation MKQLFLLITLLAGISSFGFTDPTTEKLGKITGTVIDKNLQQPIPYVTIAVKTLEGAIITGGVTDDSGNFSIDEIPEGKSKVSIQFIGYITYETDIEITRGNRTIEMGQILLQEDIAALDEVTVVAERSTIEQRLDRKVINVGKDLTTAGPTASDIMNNLPSVSVDQQTGDISMRGNENVRVMVDGKLSNVPVAQLLKQIPSTSIKQIELITNPSAKYNPEGMSGIINIILHKNVNVGFNGNASVGLTYEENAKFNGSLDMNYRNGKFNLYANYGNNISKGRNHGHIFRPDDNSEQFFEFLDSGKSNLLKTGLDFYLNDKNTLSFFTNQNFFEGNTTGSTDILYYDNPSLDQLQGFLSENDNRSSQYNFDYKLDFAKEGHNIELEADYNTFTNDEFSDFRFTGASLIRDYSDFVDTDRDRITVNIDYINPLTETSKLELGAEALIFDTNILYQSNGETFNNDGILVDTPDTKFDYKRDIYSAYATYGKNYEKWSYQIGARVESVEEKADTNAVSSFKNDYIQVYPSAYITYTPTEKNQYQVSYSRRVDRPGLEQVNPIREWSTPLISSFGNTKLQPQFTNSVEANYTRNMEGGSITAGVFYRAIEDEINRAVFIDRTDLNKVILTYDNFDSTSAYGVELSSNYRPTKWWSFNASFDLYNRTQTGIAERLTTTENPTVEDIVVSKYEVDNIAYNFRMFNNFKVTKDLSLSAFGFYRGKSRTLQFTVEPMYFVNLGARYSLWEGRGTFSINYNDIFDTMKFAFDGELPYAQTGEFNWESHTVYVGLSYRFGGGKYRAKSRKDRDDREKDGSGGIF, via the coding sequence ATGAAACAGTTATTTTTACTAATCACGCTACTCGCAGGTATTTCATCCTTCGGGTTTACAGATCCAACCACCGAAAAACTGGGGAAAATTACAGGGACTGTCATTGACAAGAACTTACAACAACCCATACCCTATGTTACAATTGCAGTTAAAACACTAGAAGGAGCAATTATAACAGGTGGTGTCACCGACGATAGCGGAAATTTTTCAATCGATGAAATTCCGGAGGGCAAAAGCAAAGTCTCTATTCAGTTTATTGGATATATTACGTACGAAACCGATATCGAAATTACACGTGGTAATCGCACCATCGAAATGGGGCAAATTTTGCTACAGGAAGATATTGCTGCTCTGGACGAGGTTACCGTTGTTGCAGAGCGCTCTACCATAGAACAAAGACTGGACAGAAAAGTCATTAATGTAGGGAAGGATTTAACCACTGCAGGACCTACCGCATCGGACATTATGAACAATCTTCCTTCGGTAAGTGTCGACCAGCAAACAGGTGATATTTCTATGCGGGGCAATGAAAACGTACGTGTAATGGTCGATGGGAAACTATCTAATGTGCCTGTTGCGCAATTACTAAAGCAAATTCCTTCCACTTCAATTAAACAAATCGAATTAATTACAAACCCTTCGGCCAAATACAACCCGGAAGGTATGAGTGGAATTATCAATATCATTCTGCACAAAAATGTAAATGTAGGGTTCAACGGAAACGCAAGTGTTGGACTCACCTATGAAGAGAATGCCAAATTCAATGGTTCACTCGATATGAATTACCGCAACGGTAAATTCAACCTTTATGCCAACTACGGGAATAATATTTCAAAGGGGAGAAATCATGGTCATATATTTCGACCCGATGATAATAGTGAGCAGTTTTTTGAATTTCTGGACAGTGGAAAATCCAATCTTTTGAAAACCGGTCTCGATTTTTACTTAAACGACAAAAACACACTTTCGTTTTTTACGAACCAGAATTTTTTTGAAGGTAATACCACAGGTTCCACAGACATATTGTATTATGACAATCCGTCATTAGACCAATTACAAGGCTTTTTAAGTGAAAATGACAACCGATCGTCTCAATACAATTTCGATTACAAACTCGATTTTGCAAAAGAGGGTCATAATATAGAGCTGGAAGCCGATTACAATACGTTTACAAATGATGAATTTTCCGATTTCCGATTTACAGGGGCTTCACTTATACGCGATTATTCAGACTTTGTGGATACGGACCGCGATCGCATTACGGTAAATATCGATTATATTAACCCTCTAACGGAGACGTCAAAACTTGAACTGGGAGCAGAAGCCCTAATTTTTGACACAAATATATTGTACCAATCTAATGGAGAAACTTTTAATAACGATGGAATTCTTGTAGACACTCCGGACACAAAATTCGACTATAAAAGAGATATCTATTCTGCATATGCTACCTATGGAAAAAACTATGAAAAGTGGTCTTATCAAATTGGGGCCCGTGTTGAAAGTGTAGAGGAAAAGGCCGATACCAATGCTGTAAGTTCGTTTAAAAACGATTACATACAAGTATATCCTTCGGCGTACATAACGTATACTCCTACCGAAAAGAATCAATATCAGGTAAGTTACAGCCGTCGAGTGGACAGACCCGGGTTAGAGCAAGTAAATCCGATAAGAGAATGGAGCACACCCCTAATTTCTTCCTTCGGAAATACAAAATTGCAACCGCAGTTCACCAATTCGGTGGAAGCAAACTATACCCGAAATATGGAAGGCGGAAGCATAACCGCCGGCGTCTTTTACAGAGCCATTGAAGACGAGATAAACCGAGCTGTCTTTATAGACAGAACCGATTTGAATAAGGTGATTCTTACCTACGATAACTTCGACTCAACTTCTGCATATGGGGTTGAATTGTCCAGCAACTATCGCCCAACCAAATGGTGGAGCTTTAATGCCAGTTTCGATTTGTACAACCGCACCCAAACAGGTATTGCCGAGCGACTTACAACAACTGAAAATCCAACTGTTGAAGATATTGTTGTGAGCAAATATGAAGTAGATAATATTGCCTATAATTTTAGAATGTTCAACAATTTTAAAGTGACCAAAGATTTATCCCTTTCTGCATTTGGCTTCTACAGAGGAAAATCCAGAACCTTACAGTTTACTGTGGAGCCTATGTATTTTGTAAATCTGGGAGCTCGTTACAGTTTGTGGGAAGGAAGAGGTACTTTTAGTATCAACTACAACGATATTTTCGATACGATGAAATTTGCCTTTGATGGGGAACTGCCGTATGCTCAAACGGGTGAATTTAATTGGGAAAGCCACACGGTTTACGTTGGACTATCCTATCGTTTTGGCGGCGGAAAATACCGGGCTAAGTCGCGAAAAGATCGTGATGACAGAGAAAAAGACGGCAGCGGAGGAATTTTTTAA
- a CDS encoding CoA-binding protein: protein MKTTLVLGASLNPARYSNLAIHRLVRAGHEVEAIGLQEGELNGVKITSEKKPFKNIHTITLYLNKKRQEAYYDYILSLKPKRVIFNPGTENPDLYALLKAHAISYEVACTLVLLGTNQY from the coding sequence ATGAAGACGACCCTTGTTTTAGGAGCAAGTTTAAATCCGGCGCGGTATTCCAATCTTGCCATACATCGTTTGGTGCGAGCCGGGCATGAGGTGGAGGCAATTGGATTACAGGAAGGCGAACTAAACGGAGTTAAAATCACTTCCGAAAAAAAACCTTTTAAAAACATCCATACCATTACCTTATATCTCAATAAAAAGAGGCAAGAAGCCTACTACGACTATATCTTATCCCTGAAACCTAAACGTGTTATTTTTAATCCCGGCACCGAGAATCCCGATTTGTACGCGTTGCTGAAGGCGCATGCTATTTCCTATGAAGTGGCGTGTACGCTAGTGCTTTTGGGTACGAATCAGTATTAA
- a CDS encoding sodium:solute symporter — MQPLHIILLIAGYFGILLFVSFLTNKGGSNADFFKAGKQSPWYLVAFGMIGASLSGVTFISVPGWVEASKFSYFQVVLGYTVGYAVIGTVLLPLYYRLNLTSIYTYLEGRFGVYSYKTGASFFLLSRIVGASFRLYLVAIVLQELVFNAMNIPFWVTVTITILLIWLYTFKSGIKTIVWTDTLQTLFMLIALGVAIHYISEDLGLSGGAIFNFIADSDLSQVFFFDDWKSGDHFVKQFLSGAFIAIVMTGLDQDMMQKNLTCRNLKDAQKNMFWFTIVLTIVNFVFLALGLLLTVYAQQNGIDAQRDTLFPTIATQSGMGIGIAVFFILGLIAAAYSSADSALTALTTSFSIDILDIEKKYDEQKQVRIRKLIHILISILLILVIITFKYVIADASVIAKVFTFAGYTYGPLLGLYAYGMLTKWKVLDKYVPLVAIATPFVGGAISYFSSLWFGFEFGFFILILNGALTFFGLILIRTQKH, encoded by the coding sequence ATGCAACCATTACATATCATATTATTAATTGCCGGTTATTTCGGAATTTTATTGTTTGTATCCTTTTTAACCAATAAAGGTGGCAGCAACGCCGATTTTTTTAAGGCAGGCAAACAATCTCCCTGGTATTTAGTTGCTTTCGGGATGATAGGTGCCTCTTTAAGCGGTGTCACATTTATTTCGGTTCCGGGGTGGGTGGAAGCTTCCAAGTTCAGTTATTTTCAGGTTGTACTGGGTTATACCGTGGGTTATGCGGTTATTGGGACCGTTTTACTTCCACTCTACTACCGCTTAAACCTCACCTCAATCTACACCTATTTGGAAGGCCGATTTGGAGTCTATTCCTATAAAACCGGAGCCTCCTTTTTTTTACTATCCCGAATAGTGGGCGCCAGTTTCAGATTGTATCTCGTGGCTATTGTATTGCAAGAACTGGTGTTCAACGCTATGAATATTCCTTTCTGGGTTACGGTTACAATTACCATTCTATTAATATGGCTTTATACCTTTAAAAGTGGTATTAAAACCATCGTTTGGACCGATACGCTACAAACCCTATTTATGCTCATTGCACTAGGTGTTGCTATTCATTATATCTCTGAAGATTTAGGCCTTAGCGGTGGTGCAATTTTCAACTTTATTGCAGATAGCGATCTTTCCCAAGTGTTCTTTTTCGATGACTGGAAAAGCGGCGATCATTTTGTGAAACAGTTTTTAAGTGGTGCATTTATCGCAATTGTAATGACGGGGCTTGATCAAGACATGATGCAAAAGAATCTAACATGTCGCAATTTGAAAGATGCGCAAAAAAATATGTTTTGGTTTACGATTGTCTTAACCATTGTAAATTTTGTTTTTCTGGCCCTTGGATTGTTACTTACTGTTTATGCACAACAGAACGGAATTGACGCGCAACGGGATACGCTATTTCCAACTATTGCAACGCAGTCGGGAATGGGGATTGGTATTGCTGTTTTCTTTATTCTAGGATTGATTGCTGCTGCCTATTCGAGTGCAGATAGTGCTTTAACCGCCCTTACTACTTCATTTAGTATAGATATTTTGGATATTGAAAAAAAATACGACGAACAAAAACAAGTGCGTATTAGAAAGCTAATTCATATCCTTATTTCTATTTTACTAATCCTCGTAATTATTACCTTCAAATATGTAATTGCCGATGCTTCGGTTATTGCCAAGGTATTTACTTTTGCCGGCTACACCTATGGACCCTTATTGGGATTGTACGCCTATGGGATGCTCACAAAATGGAAAGTTCTGGACAAGTACGTACCCTTGGTTGCCATTGCCACACCCTTTGTAGGAGGAGCGATAAGCTATTTTAGCAGTTTGTGGTTTGGGTTCGAATTTGGCTTCTTTATTCTAATATTAAATGGCGCCTTGACGTTTTTTGGGTTAATACTGATTCGTACCCAAAAGCACTAG
- a CDS encoding T9SS type A sorting domain-containing protein, producing MKYSLLFFVFLLYVTSSQSQEYLEMIEAETYTVQEIIDNAEAYFADKDKGRGSGYKQFKRWEYNALRLVNEDGYLTPVTEKLEILQQYNAYLNETSQTRQVLNDNWTELGPTSWNATTSWNPGVGRVTGIAVDATNNDHIIIGANTGGVWRTTDGGANWTPLCDQFSNMYVYSVAIDPQNSSTYFFGSQGGLIYKSTDSGATWNQLANLGVSLVNKILINPVNSNIMFATSQNAGIFRSTDGGVNWTQPVADTRGYDVEFKPGDLSVVYASGNGFHKSTDGGATFSTIAGFRGGPKMIGVSPDDNSVVYVVQAASGIFDGFYSSTNSGATFTELNHAGNNYFGYSTTAQDTNGQAPRDMDITVNPSNVNEVHIAGILTWRSMNAGVSFTCTADWIPGDAAAANIGYCHADVDIMEFVGSTLFVGTDGGIFKATDTGNLTANYYTDLTDGIGIRQFYKIGVSQTPDVVITGGSQDNGSSFYSLAQGWRDWLGADGMEGFVDKDNVNTMYGTIQSGRMYRTDNGGISITDLPEPGNGSGNWVTPFEQDPSVTNTIYLGYNIVYKSINKGASWTAISQSFGNNIEHLKIAPSNNQIMYVANGGTFFRTTDGGTTNWVQTASPGGAINSIAIHPTNPSLVAVATTSANMVFVSSDGGDTWQDYKKNLPNFEALALAWDDNGNDGLYLGMDYGIMYIDNTFTDWQPYSNNLPNVIINELEINNNTNLLYAASYGRGVWVSPLEDGILATDAFLSKENVSLFPNPAANEITLRFPYAVEADFRVFDITGKLLIYQADVSVVNQHEINVSGLQGGTYFVRINSEKGTITKKFIKE from the coding sequence ATGAAATATTCATTATTATTTTTTGTTTTTCTGCTGTATGTAACAAGTTCACAATCACAAGAATATCTTGAAATGATTGAAGCAGAGACGTATACAGTGCAGGAGATTATTGACAATGCCGAAGCCTATTTTGCCGATAAAGACAAAGGAAGAGGCTCGGGTTACAAACAGTTTAAGCGATGGGAATACAATGCCCTCCGATTGGTAAATGAAGACGGATATCTTACTCCAGTCACTGAGAAATTGGAAATATTACAGCAATATAATGCCTACTTAAATGAGACATCACAAACGCGACAGGTCCTTAATGACAATTGGACGGAATTAGGTCCTACCAGCTGGAATGCAACAACCAGTTGGAATCCGGGAGTTGGCCGTGTTACCGGAATTGCGGTGGATGCCACAAATAATGATCATATAATTATAGGTGCTAATACCGGAGGAGTTTGGAGAACGACCGATGGAGGTGCCAATTGGACACCTCTTTGTGATCAGTTCTCGAATATGTATGTGTATTCGGTGGCCATAGACCCCCAAAATTCGAGCACCTATTTCTTTGGGTCTCAAGGTGGATTGATATATAAATCGACAGACTCGGGGGCTACTTGGAATCAATTGGCAAATTTAGGTGTTTCTTTAGTAAATAAGATTCTTATTAACCCTGTAAATAGTAATATTATGTTTGCTACCAGTCAGAATGCCGGTATATTTAGATCTACCGATGGTGGTGTAAACTGGACTCAACCTGTGGCAGATACCAGAGGATATGATGTTGAATTTAAACCGGGTGATCTTTCTGTGGTGTATGCTTCTGGAAATGGTTTTCACAAATCGACCGACGGAGGTGCTACCTTTTCAACAATTGCCGGTTTTAGAGGAGGCCCTAAAATGATAGGCGTTTCTCCCGATGATAATTCGGTGGTGTACGTTGTACAAGCCGCCAGTGGGATATTTGATGGTTTTTATTCTTCCACAAACAGTGGTGCCACATTTACAGAGCTAAATCATGCCGGAAACAACTATTTTGGATATAGCACAACAGCCCAGGATACTAACGGACAGGCACCAAGAGATATGGATATTACCGTGAACCCTTCAAATGTTAACGAAGTGCATATTGCGGGGATCCTTACTTGGAGATCGATGAATGCCGGAGTTTCCTTTACATGTACGGCCGATTGGATTCCGGGAGATGCAGCTGCTGCAAATATTGGATATTGTCATGCCGATGTGGATATTATGGAGTTTGTAGGATCCACACTTTTTGTAGGTACTGACGGAGGAATTTTTAAAGCTACCGATACAGGTAACCTAACAGCCAATTATTATACAGATCTTACAGATGGAATAGGAATTCGTCAGTTTTATAAGATTGGAGTATCACAAACTCCCGATGTAGTTATTACGGGGGGGTCTCAAGACAATGGATCTTCCTTTTATTCATTAGCCCAGGGATGGAGAGACTGGCTGGGAGCCGATGGGATGGAAGGTTTCGTAGATAAGGATAACGTAAATACCATGTATGGTACAATTCAAAGTGGTAGAATGTACCGAACCGATAACGGTGGAATTTCTATTACCGATCTTCCCGAACCCGGAAATGGTTCAGGAAACTGGGTAACACCCTTTGAGCAGGATCCTTCAGTTACCAATACAATTTATCTTGGCTATAATATTGTTTACAAATCAATTAACAAAGGAGCTAGCTGGACAGCAATATCACAAAGTTTTGGAAATAATATTGAGCATTTAAAAATTGCACCTTCCAACAATCAGATTATGTATGTAGCAAATGGCGGTACTTTCTTTAGAACAACAGACGGAGGTACTACCAATTGGGTGCAAACCGCCAGTCCCGGAGGTGCTATTAATTCGATTGCCATTCATCCAACAAACCCGAGTTTAGTGGCAGTAGCAACGACTAGTGCCAATATGGTGTTTGTGTCTTCCGATGGTGGTGATACATGGCAGGATTACAAGAAGAACCTTCCAAATTTTGAAGCCCTGGCTCTTGCCTGGGATGATAATGGGAATGATGGATTGTATTTAGGGATGGATTATGGTATTATGTATATTGACAATACATTCACAGATTGGCAACCTTACAGCAATAATTTACCGAACGTTATTATTAACGAACTCGAGATAAATAACAACACAAATTTATTGTACGCAGCAAGCTATGGACGAGGTGTTTGGGTATCTCCACTTGAGGATGGCATTTTGGCAACCGACGCTTTCTTAAGTAAGGAAAATGTGTCATTATTTCCCAATCCGGCTGCAAATGAAATAACACTTCGTTTTCCATATGCTGTGGAAGCCGATTTCAGAGTGTTCGATATCACAGGAAAACTGCTAATCTATCAAGCCGATGTTTCTGTAGTTAATCAACATGAAATCAATGTTTCCGGTTTACAGGGCGGAACCTATTTTGTGAGAATCAATTCTGAAAAAGGAACCATAACCAAAAAATTTATCAAAGAATAA
- the recR gene encoding recombination mediator RecR → MEFSSKLLENAVNEMSQLPGIGKRTALRLVLHMLKQPEDQTRRLSQSLQQMRTEINFCAKCHNISDTQLCEICSNGNRNEKLVCVVEDIRDVMAIENTSQYRGHYHVLGGKISPMDGIGPGELNITTLVEKVKSGEVEELIFALSSTMEGDTTNFFIFKQIEPYNILTTTIARGIAVGDELEYADEVTLGRSILNRIPFETSLKSS, encoded by the coding sequence ATGGAATTTTCTTCAAAATTACTCGAAAATGCTGTAAACGAAATGTCTCAACTTCCCGGCATTGGGAAGCGTACGGCATTGCGTCTGGTGCTTCACATGTTAAAACAACCTGAAGATCAAACCCGGCGTTTATCCCAAAGTTTGCAACAAATGCGTACTGAAATAAATTTTTGTGCAAAGTGTCATAATATTAGTGACACCCAACTGTGTGAAATTTGTTCAAACGGCAATCGCAACGAGAAGCTGGTGTGTGTAGTAGAAGATATTCGGGACGTGATGGCCATAGAAAATACGAGTCAGTATAGAGGTCATTATCATGTGTTGGGAGGAAAAATTTCTCCTATGGATGGTATAGGTCCTGGGGAGTTAAATATTACCACCTTGGTGGAAAAAGTAAAGTCGGGCGAAGTGGAAGAACTCATTTTTGCATTAAGTTCAACCATGGAAGGCGACACTACCAACTTTTTCATCTTTAAACAAATTGAACCCTATAATATTTTAACCACAACCATTGCCCGGGGAATCGCCGTGGGAGACGAATTGGAATACGCCGATGAGGTTACGCTCGGACGTAGTATTTTAAACAGGATTCCGTTTGAAACTTCACTAAAAAGCTCATAG
- a CDS encoding glycosyltransferase family 2 protein, with protein MKLSVIILNYNVRYFLEQCIRSVQRAITTFEAEIIIIDNNSSDDSCSMVKKLFPHVTLIENKENVGFSKANNQAVAIAQGEFVCILNPDTAVAEDTFIKCFHYIEETENLGALGVYLMDGTGNFLPESKRNIPTPKASLLKLIGLGGSYYAKHLSMDASGSADVLAGAFMMLPRSLYNKVGGFDEDYFMYGEDIDFSYKITQAGYRNHYLGTAEILHYKGESTHKDGTYYDRFYGAMRIFYKKHFKTNPLFDISVNTGVFIIKAFKKSKRRKYRGKQPDRAYVFTENLNLLRALSETLDIPLKSSSKAIFQEENFANAMLIFDAEYMQYSQIFSIMKRFKGNNNQFRIHPPKANFIVGSDQSDEKGSVLVF; from the coding sequence TTGAAGCTATCCGTAATCATCCTCAATTACAACGTTCGCTATTTTTTAGAGCAATGCATTCGAAGTGTTCAACGCGCTATAACAACCTTCGAAGCTGAGATTATTATTATTGATAATAATTCTTCGGATGATAGCTGTAGCATGGTAAAAAAGCTGTTTCCTCACGTAACACTTATTGAAAACAAAGAAAATGTAGGCTTCAGTAAAGCAAACAATCAGGCAGTGGCGATCGCACAGGGTGAATTCGTCTGTATCTTAAACCCGGACACCGCTGTGGCCGAAGATACCTTTATTAAATGCTTTCACTATATCGAAGAAACTGAAAATTTAGGAGCTCTGGGCGTGTATCTAATGGATGGAACAGGGAATTTTCTACCCGAAAGTAAGCGTAACATTCCTACACCAAAAGCATCCTTGCTAAAACTTATAGGTTTGGGTGGAAGTTACTACGCCAAACATCTTTCCATGGATGCTTCAGGAAGTGCCGATGTGCTGGCAGGAGCATTTATGATGTTGCCCCGAAGTCTCTACAACAAAGTTGGTGGCTTCGATGAAGATTATTTTATGTACGGAGAGGATATCGATTTTTCGTATAAAATAACTCAGGCCGGATACCGGAATCATTATTTGGGAACTGCCGAAATCCTACATTACAAAGGCGAAAGCACCCATAAAGACGGCACTTATTACGACCGATTTTACGGCGCCATGCGCATCTTCTATAAAAAACACTTTAAAACCAATCCTTTATTCGATATTTCAGTAAATACGGGAGTTTTTATCATCAAGGCCTTCAAAAAATCCAAAAGAAGAAAATACAGAGGCAAGCAACCGGATCGCGCCTATGTGTTTACCGAAAATCTAAACTTATTGAGAGCACTTTCAGAAACGCTGGATATTCCGTTAAAATCCTCTTCCAAGGCTATCTTTCAGGAAGAAAATTTCGCAAACGCCATGCTTATTTTTGATGCCGAATACATGCAGTACTCTCAGATATTTTCAATAATGAAACGATTTAAAGGCAACAACAATCAGTTTCGCATTCATCCTCCCAAGGCTAACTTTATAGTAGGAAGCGATCAAAGTGATGAAAAAGGCAGTGTGCTTGTTTTTTAA
- a CDS encoding dihydrolipoamide acetyltransferase family protein produces MAKFELKLPKMGESVAEATVTNWLKEVGDTIEADEAVLEIATDKVDSEVPSEVDGVLVEKLFNTDDVVQVGQTIAIIETEANGAVVASAPKAEAKTETTSSPAVAEVEKQIETAKEVTKTAVASTGDRFYSPLVKNIAAAEGISQSDLDAISGTGKDGRVTKNDMMAYLENRSAKGTTTPQSAESVKTTAPVAKSATPVSVNGGDEIIEMTRMGKLIAHHMVESVQTSAHVQSFIEADVTKIWNWRNKVKDAFAKREGEALTFTPIFMEAVAKALKDFPMVNISVDGDRIIKRKNINLGMAAALADGNLIVPVIRNADQLNLVGMSKAVNDLANRARNNQLKPDEIQGGTYTVTNVGTFGSIMGTPIINQPQVAILALGAIRKVPAVIETPEGDFIGIRYKMFLSHSYDHRVVNGALGGQFVKRVADYLEAWDSNREI; encoded by the coding sequence ATGGCAAAATTTGAATTGAAACTACCAAAAATGGGCGAAAGTGTTGCCGAAGCAACGGTAACTAACTGGCTTAAAGAAGTAGGAGACACCATTGAAGCAGATGAAGCAGTACTGGAAATCGCTACCGATAAGGTGGATAGTGAGGTTCCAAGTGAAGTGGATGGGGTTTTGGTTGAAAAATTATTCAATACGGACGATGTAGTGCAGGTTGGTCAAACCATTGCCATCATTGAAACAGAAGCCAATGGAGCGGTTGTTGCCTCAGCACCCAAAGCCGAAGCAAAAACTGAAACAACTTCTAGCCCCGCTGTAGCTGAAGTTGAAAAACAAATTGAAACTGCCAAAGAAGTAACGAAAACTGCTGTTGCAAGCACCGGTGACAGATTCTATTCTCCACTAGTAAAAAATATCGCCGCTGCCGAAGGGATATCCCAATCCGATTTAGATGCTATTTCTGGAACAGGGAAAGACGGCAGAGTGACGAAGAACGATATGATGGCCTATCTTGAAAATCGTTCTGCCAAGGGCACTACCACACCGCAATCTGCAGAAAGTGTAAAAACCACTGCTCCTGTAGCAAAATCGGCCACCCCGGTTTCAGTAAACGGAGGGGACGAAATTATAGAGATGACCCGTATGGGGAAACTCATTGCACATCACATGGTGGAAAGTGTTCAGACCTCTGCCCACGTACAATCTTTTATCGAAGCCGATGTGACCAAAATTTGGAACTGGCGTAATAAGGTAAAAGATGCCTTTGCCAAGCGAGAAGGGGAAGCGCTAACGTTTACTCCTATTTTTATGGAGGCGGTGGCTAAGGCGTTGAAAGACTTTCCAATGGTCAATATTTCGGTGGATGGCGACCGAATTATAAAACGTAAAAACATCAATTTAGGAATGGCGGCTGCACTCGCAGACGGCAATCTGATAGTTCCGGTAATAAGAAATGCAGACCAACTGAATTTGGTGGGAATGAGTAAGGCGGTGAACGACCTTGCCAATCGCGCCCGGAACAACCAGTTAAAACCCGACGAAATTCAGGGCGGAACCTATACTGTAACCAATGTAGGTACTTTTGGAAGTATTATGGGAACCCCAATCATCAATCAGCCGCAAGTAGCAATATTAGCACTGGGAGCCATTCGAAAAGTCCCTGCTGTTATTGAAACTCCCGAAGGAGATTTTATTGGTATTCGCTATAAAATGTTCCTGTCACACAGTTACGATCACCGTGTGGTAAACGGGGCTTTGGGCGGACAATTTGTAAAGCGCGTCGCCGATTATCTGGAGGCCTGGGACAGTAACAGGGAAATTTAG